The genomic window TAAATGAAGGAGGGAGCCTGTTACAACAGAACAGGGGATTATGAAAACTTTACAGCTTTTGCTACAGGTTCTATTTTTATATGGACTCTCCGCGTTTGGAGATTTCTTATCCCGTTGGCTGAATCTTACTATTCCAGGTTCAATCATTGGGTTTCTTTTATTGCTGTTATTATTGAGCACAAAAATAATTCCAGAAAGCTGGGTCGAGACAGGAGCCACCGCGTTATTATTCGTGTTACCCCTTTTGTTTATACCGTTTAATTTAGGGGTTATGCAATATCCGGAACTTCTATCAACGACTGGATTTCTTCTATTCCTATCTGTTATAGTCAGCACGTTGCTATCGATGATTGGAATCGGGCATTTCTGTCAATGGTATGAAAGAAGTCGAGGTGATTGGGACGAATGATGTATCCAATAATAGCTATAGCCATTGTTGCTGCAACGGTTGTCATCTATTTCTTGTTTCGGAAGCTTTACTTACGCTACCCCTATCCCATTCTGTTGCCTGTCGTGACATCGACCGTGTTTATTTTACTCATCTTACTATTATTTAATATTTCGTATGAAGACTATTTAATTGGAGGAGAATGGTTAAGTCGTTTAATGGGACCTGCTATTGTGGCATTAGCGTTTCCGTTGTACAAGCAACGCGTTCTTGTTCTACGCTATAGCGTTATGATTGGTGGCGCCGTATCCATTGGTGTTTTTTTAGGGTTCAGTACGGTGTATGGGTTGGCGCTTTTGTTTCGATTCAATGAGACCCTCGTTGCGACAGTCCTTCCAAAATCGATTACAGCACCTGTAGCAGTGGAAATCTCTGCAGCCTTACACGGATTGCCACCGTTAACAGCCACATTTGTCCTTGTGGCAGGCTTTAGCGGTATTCTCATTGGACCATGGGTCATGCAAAAAGCAGGTATAAGGAGTCTATATGGTAAAAGCATTGCACTCGGGGGTGCATCTCACGCCATGGGAATTTCTAAAGCAGCTGAGTATGGGAACATTCCTCTGTCGATGAGTTCCATTGCTATGACACTAAGTGCTATCGTTGCATCCCTTTTGATTCCTATTTTCATATGGATCTTTTAAAGAGGGTGTGTGAAAACACGCTCTTCTTTCAATTAAAAAGTTCCATTAGCTTTAGCCAATGGAACAGAAATTCCTATACTTTTTCTAACACATACGCTTTCTTAGATCGATATTCCTTTTCACCATTATCTGAAGCGTGCTCAAAGAATCCATCAAAGCTTTGAGTGACTTTGAATTCCCGTTCGGGATCAGAAAAAAGGTGATTTTCGTTTGAAGATAAAAGAACAACATCTTTTTTATTCACGAATTGATCTAAGTCTGTCGCTTTATAATGGACTCCAACATCTAATGAATTGTATGTTGCCATGTCATCTCCTCCTTAAGCGGTTTTTGTTCCTATATCCAAATGTAGGAGATATTAAACATAGCTGTTGCTATTGTAGTGCTTTCATGTACCAAGCATCACAAGAGAAGTGCTCTGTTTTAAGTAGAGGTTCATCTAGCTTCTGGAAACCATGCTTTTGGTAAAAACGATTCGCAGCATGCATCGTATGAATTGTTTCGAGATAACATGCTTCATAATATTGCTTAGCAAAGGCTAAACTTACCTCTAATAATTGCTCTGCAACACCAGTCCCTCTAGCTTCTTGTAAGGCGTACATCTTTTGTAGTTCACATATAGTAGGAAAACCAGATACACCGCCAATTCCAACACCAGCAATGATACGGCCATCTTTAACGGCTACCCAGTACTGCGTTTTATCTTTTTGATACAGCTCATAAAAACGGCTTAAATCAGGATCTGACCACGCAGTTCCTGGTTTATTTGCGCCAAATTCAATTAAACAAGTTCGAATTAATTGTTCTACATCTTGGTTGTCTTGTTCTTGAATTTCTCGAATAATCATAGCTATGCTCCTATCATTAATGGTTAAAGCTTCTTAGAAGATTATGACAACTATTGTACAGCTTTGCGACAAAAGAATGCAAGATAGAAGAAGCGAAGACATGGTTAATTATGACATAATAGAGTAAGAGGGGGTGCATTCTTTGGTCATTAACGATTCGCTCTATGGTATGTTTAAGCTTGAACCAGTTCTAGAAACATTAATAGCTAGTCCACCAGTTCAACGTTTAAAAAAAGTACATCAGGCAGGCGGTTGCTTTCTTGTGAAACCCGAATGGAACGTGACAAGGTATGAGCATTCCATTGGAGCAATGCTGCTTGTTCGTAAATTGGGTGGAGGCGTTGAAGAGCAAATAGCCGCTTTATTACACGATCTATCACATACAGCCTTTTCCCATGTAATTGATTATGTTCTAGGTAATAAGGATGAAAACTATCATGAGACTCTTTATGAAAGACTTGTAAAAGGAACAACCATACCTGATCTAATCGATCAAGCAGGTTATAACGCCCAGTCCATTTTATTTTCCAATAAAAAGTGGACGCTTCTAGAAAGGTCACTGCCTCATTTATGTGTAGATCGGATTGATTATACGTTGCGTGATCTTTATTCATATGGTGTGATTTCCTTAAAGGATGTTGATGCATTTCTTAATCAATTGGTTGTGGTCGATGGGAATATCGTTTGCGAAGAATTAAGCTGGGCAGAATGGTTTGCATCTATGTATTTTAAAGAAACCGTTGAATTTTTTTTACATCCAACGAACGTTTTTGCTAATCAGCAGCTTGCGCATATCTTATCAGTAAGTTTAGAAGCAGGAATTGTGACACTCGATGACTTAGTTAAAACCGATTTTGATGTTTTGGAACAGTTACGGCTGAGTCAACATGAAACCATCCAGGCGCTGTTAACAGCGTTTGAGAAGCCGCTCTCACCGTCTCATTTTCACTTAAA from Shouchella hunanensis includes these protein-coding regions:
- a CDS encoding CidA/LrgA family protein, encoding MKTLQLLLQVLFLYGLSAFGDFLSRWLNLTIPGSIIGFLLLLLLLSTKIIPESWVETGATALLFVLPLLFIPFNLGVMQYPELLSTTGFLLFLSVIVSTLLSMIGIGHFCQWYERSRGDWDE
- a CDS encoding LrgB family protein, with the protein product MMYPIIAIAIVAATVVIYFLFRKLYLRYPYPILLPVVTSTVFILLILLLFNISYEDYLIGGEWLSRLMGPAIVALAFPLYKQRVLVLRYSVMIGGAVSIGVFLGFSTVYGLALLFRFNETLVATVLPKSITAPVAVEISAALHGLPPLTATFVLVAGFSGILIGPWVMQKAGIRSLYGKSIALGGASHAMGISKAAEYGNIPLSMSSIAMTLSAIVASLLIPIFIWIF
- a CDS encoding GNAT family N-acetyltransferase; the encoded protein is MIIREIQEQDNQDVEQLIRTCLIEFGANKPGTAWSDPDLSRFYELYQKDKTQYWVAVKDGRIIAGVGIGGVSGFPTICELQKMYALQEARGTGVAEQLLEVSLAFAKQYYEACYLETIHTMHAANRFYQKHGFQKLDEPLLKTEHFSCDAWYMKALQ
- a CDS encoding HD domain-containing protein, which encodes MVINDSLYGMFKLEPVLETLIASPPVQRLKKVHQAGGCFLVKPEWNVTRYEHSIGAMLLVRKLGGGVEEQIAALLHDLSHTAFSHVIDYVLGNKDENYHETLYERLVKGTTIPDLIDQAGYNAQSILFSNKKWTLLERSLPHLCVDRIDYTLRDLYSYGVISLKDVDAFLNQLVVVDGNIVCEELSWAEWFASMYFKETVEFFLHPTNVFANQQLAHILSVSLEAGIVTLDDLVKTDFDVLEQLRLSQHETIQALLTAFEKPLSPSHFHLKAKHIKLKYRVIDPTCG